TTCTTTTTTTATTTTGCTGACTACAATATGCATAAACCTGCTGTTTCCGTGCGTGTCTCCGAATGCAAAGAGCTTCATAAGCTTATTTTTATGTAAAATTTTATAAATGTATTGATATTTGCGATAGTATGGCAGGTAATTCAAGAATCAGAATCAATGGAAATAAATTGGTAATCCCGCATACCATCAGATATAATTATCTTCCCCACAACGGAGCTACACTCTATATTTGGTGCAGGGAGCGGGAAACTAATTATGTTGTTATAATGGATGGCTATGAACAATATGCAAGGGAAGAGGGATTTTCAAGAATAATGCCGAAAGCATTGGCCAGGCATTATAAAAGGCTTTTTTGCGGAAATATAGAAGCGACAAAAATAGAGGAGAATGCAATAAAATTGCCAGGAAGGGTAATAAAGCATCTTGGAACTAATAATATTGAGCTAAGGACAATGAATATCTTATTAGAAATACACCCTAAATCAGACTATAATACTCCTCAAGAATGATCTTGTCCAGTTTTTCCAGATCTTTCACAACATACACCCTTCCTTCTCCGATCTCTGCAATCCTGCCTGCTAATTCTTTTCCTTTATTGTCAAGGCCTATGCCTATTATGGATATTGTTATATTATTGCTTCTTGCAAGGGAAACTGCTTCTAAAACTTCTTCCTCAGGATTTTTGCCGACTGTCGGCAAAGCGTCTGTCAATAAGATCAGATGCTTTGTTGCGTTTTTGACTGAAAATAGTTCAACTGCTTTTTTTATTGTAGCTGTTATGTTTGTTTCCATTGACGCCCTTACTTTTGTTATTTCTTTTATCAGCATCAGAAAATCAGCTGTAGGGGCTACAACTGCCTTCAATTCTGTTCCGAAAGCTATTAAGCCGACTTTGTCTTTTTCATTGATTGCCTTGTAAGCGAGGGCAATGCCTGCTTTTTTTGCAATTTCAATCTTTTTTCCTTTCATGCTGCCAGAGCTGTCTAAGCCGTAGATGATATAAACGCTTCCCCTTGCTTTTCTCCCAAAAATTTTAAGATCTTTTTCATCAATAGAATCATGGCTTCTTCTTATTGCGGTCTTTACTGTTTTTTTGATTGCCAAGTCGCGGTAGCGGGCGCCCCTTTTGTAAGATTCGACATCTTCTGCATCGCCGTAGATGAATTGCTTTTTATGGATTTTTTCACCTAAAATTCCCTTCGGCATCAGGTTGTCTAATTCTTCAGTGTACAGAACCAAAGAAGCAAGCTCGATGCCTTTGTCGCTTATTGCTCCCTCATCATCAACGAGCTTTTTTTCTTTTAATTCCCTCTGGAATTCCGGGATCTTTATGTTTCTTTCAATGTATCTGGGGTCATAGCCTGCTATGGCCCTTATTATGCTCTCGCCGAAAAGCTGCTTAGCCAAAGAATAATTGCTGACTATCTTATCGAACATCAAATCAGGGGTGAAAGAATTTAATCCCTGGTTTATTGAATCTGATATTATTTTTCCATCATCTATTGCGTCTTTATCCGCCTGAAGAACAGAATGCATTAATTTATCTTCTTCATTTTGCTTTTCCAGGCCGCCGCTTAATTCCTCTGCTTTAGAAAACTCTTTAACAGAAATACCTACATTACCGGTAACCACCTTTTTCAATCTCTTCCAGATTTCGGTCAGAAAAGCTGCTGAACTGCTCTTCAATGTATTCTTTAGGGCTTTGCAGATATTTGACGCTTGGCTTTAATTCCATCCTGTGGCTCAAGACGGAAACAACCGCTTCTTTCACATCATCAAAATCGGCTTTTTTCTTTTTAGCCAGGAATGCATTGCTCTGCGCCCTTTCATAAAGCCCGATAGAGGCCCTTACAGAAGGGTGCTTTTCAAGCTTTTCGCTTTCCCTCAGAATTCTTACAAACTGGATGACTAAATCCAATAATTCTTCCGGGAATTCAACCAAGGATCTTCCTTTTTCCCTTACGATTTTCTTTTCTATTCCCAGATTTTCAGGATATGACATATATATGAAATCAAATCTGTCCACAAAGACATCGCTCAGCTTTTCTGTGCTTACGTCTTCAGGATTCATTGTGCCTATAAAAATGAAATCAGCGGGAAAATCAACATCGTAGCTGCCGATGGTTGCTTTTTTTTCAGAGAGGACCTGCAATAATGCGTTCTGCAGCTTTTCAGGGCATCTGTTAACTTCATCAAAAAAAAGGATTCCGTTGTTTGCCTTGAATATTTTTCCAGGCGTGAATGCTTCAATGCTTAACGGCCCGAATTTCAATGCCTTGATTGGGTCTATGTCGCCCAATAAGTCTTCTGCTGTCAGGTCAGGAGACCCCTGTATTCTTATAAAACGGTCTTCTCCTTTGATTTTTCTTGTTTTTGCTTTATCGCCTGCTTTGCACTTTGGGCAGAGTGGAGTGTCTTTGGTGCAGTTAAAGCCGCAGTCATTAACTTCAATAACTGGAAGAAGCTTTGAAATATTTTTAGCCAATGTTGTCTTTCCAATTCCTGGAGGCCCGACAATTATGATGT
The sequence above is a segment of the Candidatus Woesearchaeota archaeon genome. Coding sequences within it:
- a CDS encoding VWA domain-containing protein — its product is MKKVVTGNVGISVKEFSKAEELSGGLEKQNEEDKLMHSVLQADKDAIDDGKIISDSINQGLNSFTPDLMFDKIVSNYSLAKQLFGESIIRAIAGYDPRYIERNIKIPEFQRELKEKKLVDDEGAISDKGIELASLVLYTEELDNLMPKGILGEKIHKKQFIYGDAEDVESYKRGARYRDLAIKKTVKTAIRRSHDSIDEKDLKIFGRKARGSVYIIYGLDSSGSMKGKKIEIAKKAGIALAYKAINEKDKVGLIAFGTELKAVVAPTADFLMLIKEITKVRASMETNITATIKKAVELFSVKNATKHLILLTDALPTVGKNPEEEVLEAVSLARSNNITISIIGIGLDNKGKELAGRIAEIGEGRVYVVKDLEKLDKIILEEYYSLI
- a CDS encoding ATP-binding protein, whose product is MQTLTETLKKTFIENKDPFTDIFGQEAVKKQVKSALLMDRHIIIVGPPGIGKTTLAKNISKLLPVIEVNDCGFNCTKDTPLCPKCKAGDKAKTRKIKGEDRFIRIQGSPDLTAEDLLGDIDPIKALKFGPLSIEAFTPGKIFKANNGILFFDEVNRCPEKLQNALLQVLSEKKATIGSYDVDFPADFIFIGTMNPEDVSTEKLSDVFVDRFDFIYMSYPENLGIEKKIVREKGRSLVEFPEELLDLVIQFVRILRESEKLEKHPSVRASIGLYERAQSNAFLAKKKKADFDDVKEAVVSVLSHRMELKPSVKYLQSPKEYIEEQFSSFSDRNLEEIEKGGYR